A genome region from Tenebrio molitor chromosome 4, icTenMoli1.1, whole genome shotgun sequence includes the following:
- the LOC138129189 gene encoding putative fatty acyl-CoA reductase CG5065 produces the protein MVSERISEEMAAIQNAVSSHIGVSEFYGGKTVFITGGTGFMGKVLLEKLLRSCPGVSKIYLLIRPKKGQDAHERLKLLLCSPLFDPIRKSRPTDLHKVLPIEGDITQPELAISPNDRLTLARTVNIVFHSAATIKFDEKLKLSVTINMLGTQRLVELCKRMTNLEALVHVSTAYCNCDRSDVKETIYPPPMGPDQVTSLVDCLEESLLDSLTTKLVGNRPNTYTFTKALAECWLKENKGDLPLVIVRPSIVLCSFSGPLKGWVDNWNGPTGIIAAAGKGLFRTMLCDPEKIADLVPVDMVINLMLVSAWRIGTTKTKDMPIPVYNCSTGQRKPITWKRFIDLCFKYMRKHPFSEVTWYPDGTVTASRTLNILNKYLLHWLPAYVLDSLVWMTGGKPIMVRIQDKLCKAATCLEYFTTHEWRFGDENVRTLSLTLGEKDKEEFNFDVAKIDWEQYVEDYVLGIRRFIFKEDVATIPKARRQVSRLYWVYRCLQVASVMCMWHFLTLRYAPLRQLWGNALRLLIHLARMLPFV, from the exons ATGGTGTCCGAGAGAATTTCGGAAGAGATGGCTGCCATACAGAACGCGGTATCTTCGCACATCGGCGTCAGCGAGTTCTACGGCGGGAAGACTGTCTTCATCACCGGCGGCACCGGCTTCATGGGCAAAGTGCTCCTGGAGAAGTTGCTCAGGTCGTGTCCGGGAGTCTCCAAGATCTACCTCCTGATCAGGCCGAAGAAGGGACAAGATGCACACGAACGATTGAAACTGCTCCTGTGTTCACCG CTCTTCGACCCCATAAGGAAGAGCCGGCCGACGGATCTGCACAAGGTGCTGCCCATCGAGGGCGACATCACCCAACCGGAATTGGCGATCAGTCCCAACGACAGGTTAACGTTGGCCCGCACAGTCAACATTGTGTTCCATAGCGCCGCCACAATTAAATTCGACGAGAAACTCAAACTTTCGGTCACGATCAACATGCTGGGTACGCAAAGGTTGGTCGAATTGTGCAAAAGGATGACCAACTTAGAAGCATTA GTGCACGTCTCGACGGCTTACTGCAACTGCGACCGAAGCGACGTCAAAGAAACCATCTATCCACCGCCCATGGGTCCCGATCAAGTGACCTCCCTCGTAGACTGCCTCGAAGAAAGCTTGCTCGACTCCCTGACCACGAAACTGGTAGGCAACAGACCCAACACTTACACGTTCACGAAAGCACTCGCCGAATGCTGGTTGAAAGAGAACAAGGGGGACCTACCGTTGGTCATTGTCAGACCTAGCATCGTGCTGTGCAGCTTCAGTGGACCACTGAAGGGCTGGGTGGACAACTGGAACGGACCAACGGGAATAATAGCCGCCGCCGGGAAAGGACTGTTCAGGACGATGCTGTGCGATCCGGAGAAAATAGCCGACCTGGTGCCCGTCGACATGGTCATCAACTTGATGTTGGTGTCGGCGTGGAGGATCGGGACGACGAAAACCAAGGACATGCCCATACCCGTCTACAACTGCAGTACAG GTCAACGGAAGCCGATAACGTGGAAGCGCTTCATCGACTTGTGTTTCAAGTACATGAGGAAACACCCGTTTTCGGAGGTGACGTGGTACCCGGACGGCACCGTGACCGCCTCGAGGACGCTCAACATCTTGAACAAGTACCTCCTGCACTGGCTGCCCGCCTACGTCCTGGACAGCCTGGTGTGGATGACCGGGGGCAAACCGAT AATGGTCCGGATCCAAGACAAGCTGTGCAAAGCCGCCACCTGTCTGGAGTACTTCACGACGCACGAGTGGCGCTTCGGCGACGAGAACGTGCGCACCCTCAGCCTGACCTTGGGCGAGAAGGACAAGGAGGAATTCAACTTCGACGTGGCCAAAATCGACTGGGAGCAGTACGTCGAGGACTACGTGCTCGGCATCCGCCGGTTCATATTTAAAGAGGACGTCGCCACGATACCCAAAGCGCGGAGGCAAGTGTCCAGGTTGTACTGGGTGTACAGGTGTCTGCAGGTCGCGTCGGTGATGTGCATGTGGCACTTCCTCACGTTACGTTACGCCCCGTTGAGACAGCTGTGGGGCAACGCCCTCAGACTGCTCATACACTTAGCCAGAATGCTGCCATTTGTATAG